A window of the Cicer arietinum cultivar CDC Frontier isolate Library 1 chromosome 6, Cicar.CDCFrontier_v2.0, whole genome shotgun sequence genome harbors these coding sequences:
- the LOC140920749 gene encoding uncharacterized protein: protein MKNSSISLHYNHYTVNLIDSLGHIDFCGEVSTAVRLSDGALLLVDVVEGVHIQTHAVLRQYVDFLLSGGTAAGGEVMEDNDDVEDVFQPQKGNVVFACALDGWGFGIHEFAEIYASKLGASVSALQKALWGPRYFNPLMKMIVGKKGIGGGGKAKPMFVQFVLEPLWQVCQGALEGDKGLIEKVIRSFNLQVPARELRNKDAKVVFQSVMSRWLQLSDAILSMVVKCLPDPVAAQGSRISRLIPQGENLEVEDMGFFYNEIFLSFLRRLL from the exons ATGAAGAATTCCTCAATTTCACTTCACTATAATCACTACACCGTTAACCTAATTGATTCCCTTGGACACATCGATTTCTGCGGCGAGGTATCCACGGCGGTGCGTCTCTCCGATGGTGCACTTCTATTAGTTGACGTTGTTGAAGGTGTTCATATTCAAACTCACGCTGTTCTTCGTCAAT ATGTTGATTTTCTTCTCTCTGGCGGGACTGCCGCTGGTGGTGAGGTTATGGAGgataatgatgatgttgaaGATGTTTTTCAGCCTCAGAAAGGGAATGTAGTTTTTGCTTGTGCTTTAGATGGTTGGGGTTTTGGAATTCATGAATTTGCTGAAATTTATGCTTCAAAGCTTGGGGCTAGTGTTAGTGCATTACAGAAGGCTTTGTGGGGTCCACGGTATTTTAATCCGTTGATGAAGATGATTGTTGGGAAGAAAGGGATTGGTGGTGGTGGGAAGGCTAAACCTATGTTTGTTCAGTTTGTGTTGGAGCCTTTGTGGCAGGTTTGTCAGGGTGCACTTGAAGGTGATAAAGGGTTAATTGAGAAGGTTATTAGGTCTTTTAATTTGCAGGTTCCGGCGCGAGAGTTGAGGAATAAGGATGCTAAGGTTGTGTTTCAATCTGTTATGAGCCGTTGGCTTCAGCTTTCGGATGCTATTTTGTCGATGGTGGTTAAGTGTTTGCCTGATCCTGTAGCTGCGCAGGGGTCTCGGATATCACGGTTGATTCCGCAGGGTGAG
- the LOC101488502 gene encoding uncharacterized protein, translating into MGPLDFDALKDMQNSANDLLHSPIVQQSLVNQREEKWVNDVSESSLRILEVCGISKDVLLFVKEHLQELQFTLRRASIGEPGIEEKITSHNIYRKKLKKETLKCLKWLKGVNSKKLNLHPPMKEQKLKLVVDVLSEVRMTSVSIVESLLSLISTPWLDSKPSGKRSFASKLVGVSLHNCDDVLDAMMVQSAKKRLAGVQIAIEDLEVELECMFRRLIHTRALLLNILTNCEF; encoded by the coding sequence ATGGGCCCACTTGATTTTGATGCACTTAAAGACATGCAAAATTCAGCAAATGATCTTCTTCACTCTCCAATTGTGCAACAATCACTTGTaaatcaaagagaagaaaaatgggTCAATGATGTTTCGGAATCATCATTAAGAATATTGGAAGTGTGTGGTATTTCAAAAGATGTTCTTTTGTTTGTGAAAGAACACCTTCAAGAACTTCAATTTACTTTGCGTAGAGCAAGCATTGGGGAGCCAGGAATTGAAGAGAAAATCACTTCTCACAATATTTATaggaagaaattaaaaaaagagacTTTGAAGTGTTTGAAATGGTTGAAGGGTGTGAAtagtaaaaaattgaatttgcaCCCCCCAATGAAagaacaaaaactaaaattagtTGTTGATGTGTTGAGTGAAGTAAGGATGACAAGTGTTTCAATTGTGGAATCATTGTTGTCTTTAATTTCAACACCTTGGTTGGATTCAAAACCAAGTGGCAAAAGATCTTTTGCATCAAAGCTTGTTGGTGTGAGTTTGCATAATTGTGATGATGTGCTTGATGCCATGATGGTTCAAAGTGCAAAGAAAAGGTTGGCAGGGGTGCAAATAGCAATTGAAGATCTTGAGGTTGAGTTGGAGTGTATGTTTAGACGTTTGATCCATACAAGGGCTTTGCTTCTTAACATACTTACCAATTGTGAGTTTTAG
- the LOC101488840 gene encoding nicotinamidase 2-like, translating to MSSSHKKWSSSSSYEKYEVRNRNPNPKSCALLVIDMQNYFSSMGSSILHNLNTTITLCRRASIPVIFTRHRHKSPSDHGMLEEWWFGDLIVDGTEEAQLMTALDRNSGDTVVEKSTYSAFRKTGLEEKLVEMGVDEVIVTGVMTNLCCETTAREAFIRGFRVFFSIDATATSDIDLHEATLKNMAYGFAYFIDCHRLKQALIPN from the exons atgtCTAGTTCTCACAAAAAGTGGAGTTCATCATCGTCATATGAGAAGTACGAGGTAAGGAATCGAAACCCAAACCCTAAATCATGTGCACTTTTAGTCATCGACATGCAGAACTACTTCTCTTCCATGGGATCCTCAATTCTTCACAACCTCAACACCACCATTACCCTCTGCAGACGCGCTTCCATTCCCGTGATATTCACGCGCCACCGCCACAAGTCTCCTTCCGACCACGGCATGCTAGAGGAGTGGTGGTTTGGAGATCTCATTGTCGACGGTACCGAAGAGGCTCAGCTCATGACGGCGTTGGACCGCAACA GTGGGGACACGGTGGTGGAAAAGAGTACATACAGCGCGTTTAGGAAGACGGGTTTGGAAGAAAAACTGGTGGAGATGGGCGTGGATGAGGTTATAGTGACGGGCGTCATGACTAACTTGTGCTGTGAGACGACGGCGCGTGAGGCTTTTATTAGAGGGTTTAGGGTGTTCTTCTCCATTGATGCAACTGCTACCTCTGATATAGATCTTCATGAGGCTACTTTGAAAAACATGGCTTATGGTTTTGCTTACTTTATTGATTGTCACAGGCTCAAACAAGCCCTTATCCCTAATTAA